A genomic region of Macadamia integrifolia cultivar HAES 741 unplaced genomic scaffold, SCU_Mint_v3 scaffold401, whole genome shotgun sequence contains the following coding sequences:
- the LOC122068467 gene encoding cysteine proteinase inhibitor A-like, giving the protein MATMAGGIHEVKGFQNNVEIDELAHFVINEHKKKQNKVVVFEKVVNAKEHVVAGTIYYITLEVGEDCKKKIYEAKVWEKPWMNFKEVLEFKSVGVKQD; this is encoded by the exons ATGGCAACCATGGCCGGTGGGATTCATGAAGTTAAAGGGTTTCAGAACAATGTGGAGATCGATGAACTCGCCCATtttgtcatcaatgaacacaagaagaaacaa AATAAGGTGGTTGTGTTTGAAAAGGTGGTGAATGCAAAGGAACATGTGGTTGCTGGTACTATCTACTATATCACTCTGGAGGTGGGTGAGGATTGTAAGAAGAAGATCTATGAAGCCAAAGTCTGGGAGAAGCCATGGATGAACTTCAAGGAGGTGCTAGAGTTCAAGTCAGTTGGTGTTAAGCAAGATTGA